Proteins encoded by one window of Nicotiana tabacum cultivar K326 chromosome 10, ASM71507v2, whole genome shotgun sequence:
- the LOC107776918 gene encoding uncharacterized protein LOC107776918: MSDESEGSMTTGNTVIAPSEEASGEKKTKELGPLLTPFTGDEEVSSGEDDLSLSEVGKKPRKTSVKVTRPTVPTRKKVAPSAETLLREVKERLLMNKIIKELRGSKKPRKKVSVMEPVVMLDGEDEYESTLPEKSSTQKRKVAKVTKTVTPSTRASI; this comes from the coding sequence ATGAGTGATGAATCTGAAGGCTCTATGACCACTGGGAATACTGTCATAGCCCCTTCAGAAGAAGCAAGTGGAGAGAAAAAGACTAAAGAACTTGGGCCCTTATTAACTCCTTTCACTGGAGATGAAGAGGTCAGCAGTGGTGAAGATGACTTGTCATTGTCTGAGGTAGGAAAGAAACCCAGAAAGACTTCTGTGAAAGTAACAAGGCCTACAGTCCCAACAAGGAAAAAAGTGGCTCCTTCTGCTGAGACTCTATTACGAGAAGTAAAAGAAAGGCTGTTGATGAACAAAATCATTAAGGAGTTAAGAGGTTCCAAGAAGCCAAGGAAGAAAGTTTCAGTTATGGAACCTGTGGTTATGTTGGATGGAGAAGATGAGTATGAGTCTACTTTGCCAGAAAAGTCCTCTACACAAAAGAGAAAGGTTGCCAAAGTTACAAAAACTGTTACCCCTTCTACAAGGGCCAGTATATGA